Proteins encoded within one genomic window of Candidatus Amarolinea dominans:
- a CDS encoding diacylglycerol kinase family protein, with amino-acid sequence MRSRQRFLDVFRVAFAGIRYMLRTQRNARIYLVIIVLVVALGAWLRLPAAHWALLVLTFSLVLAAEAGNSAIEILGDAITTEWHPLIGTAKDIAAGAVLIGAIGAIIIGFIILGPPLWQRLAP; translated from the coding sequence ATGAGGTCCAGGCAGCGTTTCCTGGACGTGTTTCGCGTGGCGTTTGCCGGCATCCGCTACATGCTGCGCACGCAGCGCAACGCCCGCATCTACCTCGTGATTATTGTTTTGGTCGTTGCCCTGGGCGCCTGGTTGCGACTACCGGCCGCGCACTGGGCGCTGCTGGTGCTGACGTTTAGCCTGGTGCTGGCTGCGGAAGCAGGCAACAGCGCCATCGAGATCCTGGGCGATGCCATTACCACCGAGTGGCATCCCCTGATCGGAACAGCCAAAGACATCGCCGCCGGCGCGGTGCTGATCGGCGCGATCGGCGCCATCATCATCGGTTTCATCATTCTTGGCCCGCCGCTCTGGCAGCGCCTGGCGCCATAG
- the ybeY gene encoding rRNA maturation RNase YbeY: MDEQLITISIDEPFEPLVAEEMLRSVVQRTLLLEGWPSAELTVLVTDDETVCQLNRDYRGLDEPTDVLSFSAQEMQPDATTFVSAPEMVNYLGDVIIAYPVAAAQAPTFGRSVVEELALLAVHGALHLLGYDHGTPGEEEVMWAKQAAILNLA, from the coding sequence ATGGACGAACAACTGATCACGATTTCGATTGACGAGCCGTTCGAGCCGCTGGTGGCTGAGGAGATGCTGCGCAGCGTTGTGCAGCGCACGCTGCTTCTGGAAGGTTGGCCCAGCGCCGAACTGACGGTGCTGGTGACCGATGACGAGACCGTGTGCCAGTTGAACCGCGACTACCGCGGGCTGGATGAGCCAACGGACGTGCTGTCATTCTCTGCGCAAGAGATGCAGCCCGATGCAACCACCTTCGTCAGCGCGCCGGAAATGGTGAACTATCTGGGCGATGTGATCATTGCCTACCCGGTTGCGGCCGCACAGGCCCCCACCTTTGGGCGGTCGGTGGTGGAGGAACTTGCCTTGCTCGCCGTGCATGGCGCCTTGCACCTGCTCGGCTATGACCACGGCACCCCGGGCGAGGAGGAAGTGATGTGGGCCAAACAGGCCGCCATTCTCAACCTGGCATGA